One segment of Setaria viridis chromosome 4, Setaria_viridis_v4.0, whole genome shotgun sequence DNA contains the following:
- the LOC117851516 gene encoding uncharacterized protein isoform X2 — MGKASKDKRDIYYRKAKEEGWRARSAFKLLQIDQEFNIFHGVKRVVDLCAAPGSWSQVLSRNLYVPAKQSPDCKEGDLPLIVAIDLQPMAPIEGVIQVQGDITNARTAEVVIRHFDGCKADLVVCDGAPDVTGLHDMDEFVQSQLILAALTIVTHVLKVGGKFVAKIFRGKDTSLLYCQRRLQFVRIIHLLKGSRRKIFTTC; from the exons atggGCAAGGCCTCCAAGGACAAGAGG GACATATACTACCGGAAGGCCAAGGAGGAAGGATGGAGAGCTCGTAGCGCCTTCAAGCTCCTCCAGATAGACCAGGAGTTCAACATCTTCCATG GAGTGAAGCGTGTGGTTGATCTGTGTGCTGCTCCTGGAAGCTGGAGTCAG GTTTTGAGCAGGAACCTCTACGTACCAGCAAAACAGTCCCCTGATTGCAA GGAAGGCGACCTTCCTCTCATTGTTGCAATTGACTTGCAGCCGATGGCTCCAATAGAAGGTGTTATACAAGTGCAGGGAGACATCACTAATGCTCGGACAGCCGAAGTG GTTATTAGGCATTTTGATGGATGCAAAGCAGATTTGGTGGTTTGCGATGGCGCTCCTGATG TTACTGGGCTTCATGATATGGACGAATTTGTTCAGTCCCAGCTTATACTTGCG GCACTTACGATCGTGACTCATGTACTCAAAGTTGGTGGAAAATTTGTTGCGAAGATCTTTCGGGGTAAAGATACGAGTCTCTTGTACTGCCAG AGGCGTTTGCAGTTTGTGAGAATTATTCACCTCCTGAAGGGTTCAAGGAGGAAGATCTTTACCACCTGCTAG
- the LOC117851516 gene encoding uncharacterized protein isoform X1: protein MGKASKDKRDIYYRKAKEEGWRARSAFKLLQIDQEFNIFHGVKRVVDLCAAPGSWSQVLSRNLYVPAKQSPDCKEGDLPLIVAIDLQPMAPIEGVIQVQGDITNARTAEVVIRHFDGCKADLVVCDGAPDVTGLHDMDEFVQSQLILAALTIVTHVLKVGGKFVAKIFRGKDTSLLYCQLKLFFSQVTFAKPKSSRNSSIEAFAVCENYSPPEGFKEEDLYHLLEKVGTPSGADDLDCRSGWLEGPNKVYIPFLACGDLSGYDSDRSYPLPSTEGGSYRSLDPVQPPIAPPYKTALEMKKASSHGASADTVRPSADS from the exons atggGCAAGGCCTCCAAGGACAAGAGG GACATATACTACCGGAAGGCCAAGGAGGAAGGATGGAGAGCTCGTAGCGCCTTCAAGCTCCTCCAGATAGACCAGGAGTTCAACATCTTCCATG GAGTGAAGCGTGTGGTTGATCTGTGTGCTGCTCCTGGAAGCTGGAGTCAG GTTTTGAGCAGGAACCTCTACGTACCAGCAAAACAGTCCCCTGATTGCAA GGAAGGCGACCTTCCTCTCATTGTTGCAATTGACTTGCAGCCGATGGCTCCAATAGAAGGTGTTATACAAGTGCAGGGAGACATCACTAATGCTCGGACAGCCGAAGTG GTTATTAGGCATTTTGATGGATGCAAAGCAGATTTGGTGGTTTGCGATGGCGCTCCTGATG TTACTGGGCTTCATGATATGGACGAATTTGTTCAGTCCCAGCTTATACTTGCG GCACTTACGATCGTGACTCATGTACTCAAAGTTGGTGGAAAATTTGTTGCGAAGATCTTTCGGGGTAAAGATACGAGTCTCTTGTACTGCCAG CTAAAATTGTTCTTCTCACAAGTTACATTTGCGAAGCCGAAAAGTAGCCGGAACTCAAGCATTG AGGCGTTTGCAGTTTGTGAGAATTATTCACCTCCTGAAGGGTTCAAGGAGGAAGATCTTTACCACCTGCTAGAGAAAGTGGGGACTCCTTCAGGAGCTGACGACTTAG ATTGCAGAAGTGGATGGCTCGAGGGACCAAACAAGGTCTATATTCCATTTCTAGCCTGTGGGGATCTCAGTGGCTACGATTCGGACCGTTCATACCCGCTCCCGAGCACGGAAGGCGGCTCCTACCGTAGCTTGGATCCAGTCCAGCCTCCCATCGCCCCGCCTTACAAAACCGCCCTGGAGATGAAGAAGGCTTCCAGCCACGGTGCTAGTGCAGATACTGTCAGACCATCTGCGGACTCTTGA